One window of Triticum dicoccoides isolate Atlit2015 ecotype Zavitan chromosome 5A, WEW_v2.0, whole genome shotgun sequence genomic DNA carries:
- the LOC119302577 gene encoding cytochrome b561, DM13 and DOMON domain-containing protein At5g54830-like: MAPLVLLCLLLLAPSRSSAAECGWNTSLAGHEADLRMSQHQLRGRVAVLDGCSFRVSSLDLLAGSADARWWRADGADLAALSRGSPAAPDPLNRTFASESLVFRLLPGLSWPLVPVLAAFDPLTSSLFGFVRLAASNSSSKAAAAAAAAPPTEEPTMFASCAQLSPRLRVRWTLREAANAIDVGLEAAVGSEYYMAFGWADPARNVSMIGADVAVAGFTEEGLPFADDYFVTKYSECLLRGDGGAEGVCPDTFYDRRNGSTAGDASVNNTRLVYGHRRDGVSFVRFSRPLASPDKRYDVAVNATREMTVIWAIGLLRQPDLLRPYYLPLNHGAPAGTAYGFLTLNVSAATNGCPGPLDAEDKEDQGRITAERQTPLVVTTGPALHYPNPPNPEKVLYINKKEAPLLKVERGVPVTFSVEAGHDVPLYITSDAVGGNATARNMSEIIYAGSPTAEGVPATPTELVWLPDRNTPDLVYYQSLYDPKMGWKIQVVDGGLSDMYNNSVLLDDQQVTFFWTLSGDSINIAARGEKKSGYIAIGFGGAMVNSYAYVGWVDSNGKGHVNSYWIDGKDGMSVHETHENLTYKRCRSENGVIIFEFTRPLTPSCSGRVECKNIIDPSTPLKVIWAMGSQWSSGRLSVKNMHSVTSNRPVRILLLSGLAEAVEDLRPVLAVHGFMMFVAWGLLLPGGIVAARYLKHVKGDLWFQAHTYLQYSGLAVMFMGVLFAVAELRGFSFKSTHAKIGAIAFTFTCMQPVNAYLRPHQAENGEILSRNRITWEYLHTYTGRTALVAAVTALFTGLQHLGHRYGSKTIKGLTCGLVVWVVSAVLVVAYLEYMKVKRRRDGVDGLMHKFVLGNTEEDDSVDLLQSDRFDSKMDSSSPGSMEVQLEPLKG, translated from the coding sequence ATGGcgccgctcgtcctcctctgcctcctcctcctcgccccctcCCGCTCCTCCGCGGCGGAGTGCGGGTGGAACACGAGCCTGGCGGGCCACGAGGCGGACCTGCGGATGTCGCAGCACCAGCTGCGGGGCCGCGTGGCCGTGCTGGACGGTTGCTCCTTCCGCGTCTCGTCGCTGGACCTCCTGGCCGGCTCCGCCGACGCGCGCTGGTGGCGGGCCGACGGCGCCGACCTCGCCGCGCTCTCCCGCGGCTcccccgccgcgcccgacccgcTCAACCGCACCTTCGCCTCCGAGTCTCTCGTCTTCCGCCTCCTCCCGGGCCTCTCCTGGCCGCTCGTtcccgtcctcgccgccttcgacccgCTCACCTCTTCCCTCTTCGGCTTCGTCCGCCTCGCcgcctccaactcctcctccaaagccgccgccgccgccgccgccgcgccccccaCCGAGGAGCCCACCATGTTCGCCTCCTGCGCGCAGCTCTCGCCGCGGCTGCGCGTGCGCTGGACGCTCCGCGAGGCGGCCAACGCCATCGACGTCGGGCTCGAGGCCGCCGTCGGGTCCGAGTACTACATGGCGTTCGGCTGGGCGGACCCCGCCAGGAACGTCTCCATGATCGGCGCCGACGTCGCCGTCGCGGGCTTCACCGAGGAGGGCCTCCcgttcgccgacgactacttcgtcACCAAGTACAGCGAGTGCCTGctccgcggcgacggcggcgccgaGGGCGTCTGCCCGGACACGTTCTACGACCGCCGCAACGGCAGCACCGCCGGCGACGCGTCCGTCAACAACACCAGGCTCGTCTACGGCCACCGCCGCGACGGCGTCTCCTTCGTGCGCTTCTCGCGCCCGCTGGCGTCGCCCGACAAGAGGTACGACGTGGCGGTCAATGCCACGAGGGAGATGACCGTGATCTGGGCCATCGGGCTGCTCCGGCAGCCGGACTTGCTGAGGCCGTATTACCTGCCGCTCAACCACGGCGCGCCGGCGGGCACCGCGTACGGGTTCCTCACGCTCAACGTGTCCGCGGCGACCAACGGGTGCCCCGGGCCGCTGGACGCCGAGGACAAGGAGGACCAGGGCAGGATCACGGCGGAGCGGCAGACCCCGCTGGTGGTCACCACGGGGCCGGCGCTGCACTACCCCAACCCGCCCAACCCAGAAAAGGTGCTCTACATCAACAAGAAGGAGGCGCCTCTGCTCAAGGTGGAGCGCGGCGTGCCGGTCACCTTCTCCGTCGAGGCCGGGCACGACGTGCCGCTGTACATCACGTCCGACGCCGTCGGCGGTAACGCCACGGCCCGGAACATGTCCGAGATAATCTACGCCGGCAGCCCGACTGCAGAGGGCGTGCCGGCAACGCCTACAGAGCTTGTCTGGCTGCCTGACCGCAACACGCCGGACCTAGTATACTACCAATCCCTCTACGACCCCAAGATGGGTTGGAAAATTCAGGTGGTCGACGGCGGCCTCAGCGACATGTACAACAACAGCGTGCTGCTGGACGATCAGCAGGTGACATTCTTCTGGACTCTGTCCGGCGACTCCATCAACATCGCGGCCCGCGGCGAGAAGAAGAGCGGGTACATTGCCATCGGCTTCGGCGGCGCAATGGTGAACAGCTACGCCTACGTCGGGTGGGTCGACAGCAACGGCAAGGGACATGTCAACTCGTACTGGATCGACGGAAAGGACGGCATGAGCGTGCACGAGACGCACGAGAACCTCACCTACAAGAGGTGCCGGTCGGAGAACGGCGTGATCATATTCGAGTTCACCCGTCCATTGACGCCTTCGTGCAGTGGAAGGGTGGAGTGCAAGAACATCATCGATCCCTCGACACCTCTGAAGGTCATCTGGGCCATGGGCTCCCAGTGGTCATCTGGCCGACTGAGTGTGAAGAACATGCACTCTGTCACTAGCAACCGTCCGGTCCGAATCCTTCTTCTCAGCGGCTTGGCGGAGGCGGTGGAGGATCTGCGGCCGGTGCTCGCCGTTCATGGGTTCATGATGTTTGTGGCATGGGGACTGCTGCTTCCAGGAGGAATCGTCGCAGCACGGTACCTGAAGCATGTGAAAGGGGATCTCTGGTTCCAGGCTCACACATATCTTCAGTACTCAGGCCTGGCTGTCATGTTCATGGGGGTTCTCTTTGCTGTGGCCGAGCTCCGGGGTTTCTCTTTCAAATCCACACATGCTAAAATCGGCGCGATAGCATTTACATTCACTTGTATGCAGCCGGTAAATGCTTATCTCCGACCACACCAAGCGGAGAATGGAGAAATTTTATCAAGAAACAGGATCACCTGGGAATATCTGCATACCTACACCGGGAGGACCGCTCTGGTAGCCGCTGTCACGGCACTCTTCACTGGGTTGCAGCATCTTGGGCACAGGTACGGCAGCAAGACGATCAAGGGACTTACATGTGGATTGGTTGTATGGGTTGTGAGTGCTGTATTGGTCGTGGCTTACCTCGAGTACATGAAGGTTAAGCGAAGAAGAGATGGCGTCGATGGCCTTATGCACAAATTTGTGCTCGGCAACACTGAGGAAGACGATTCAGTTGATCTTCTGCAGTCCGATAGGTTCGACAGTAAAATGGACTCAAGTTCGCCTGGATCGATGGAAGTGCAGCTTGAGCCACTCAAAGGATGA